In the bacterium genome, one interval contains:
- a CDS encoding VOC family protein, which yields MQPLVPELSVVDLERSLSFYCGLLGFEVLFDRPEDRFAYLSFHGSELMIEEDRLREGISSQWIIEPLDYPRGRGLNLSIECTDAGALVRRLNEGGVPIQKPLEDKW from the coding sequence CATTAGTCCCAGAGCTTTCAGTAGTGGATTTAGAACGGAGTCTATCCTTTTATTGTGGGCTCCTTGGATTTGAGGTGTTGTTCGACCGACCGGAGGACCGGTTTGCCTACCTTTCATTTCACGGTTCGGAGCTGATGATAGAAGAAGATCGGCTGAGAGAAGGTATATCGTCTCAATGGATAATAGAGCCACTGGATTATCCGAGAGGTCGTGGCCTGAATCTCTCAATTGAATGTACAGATGCAGGTGCGCTCGTAAGACGACTCAACGAGGGGGGAGTCCCGATTCAAAAGCCCCTTGAAGATAAGTGGTA